In the Corythoichthys intestinalis isolate RoL2023-P3 chromosome 12, ASM3026506v1, whole genome shotgun sequence genome, one interval contains:
- the LOC130927097 gene encoding POU domain, class 3, transcription factor 3-A-like: protein MIWGMATATSSPYLANSRILTGPVHHSDRRGGGMQPANGAVTSVSSSAFRGDPSVKMVQSDFMQGATMVSSNGGHMLSHAHQWVTSLPHAAAAAAAAAAAAAAAAEVGAAWPASSQPQETKRGGGREDLHSGAALHHRGSHLGSHQAHPGGWGGSINISEGQTPQHQHQQQQSLVYSQPAAFTVNGMLSTQSLMHPGALVRGDSPELDHPHHHHHHPHHHHPHHQHAHHHHQHHHHQHHHQEAHSDEDTPTSDDLEHFAKQFKQRRIKLGFTQADVGLALGTLYGNVFSQTTICRFEALQLSFKNMCKLKPLLNKWLEEADSSTGSPASIDKIATQGRKRKKRTSIEVSVKGALESHFLKCPKPSAQEINGLADTLQLEKEVVRVWFCNRRQKEKRMTPPGLPRSPDNAYSQVGSMGADTPPPSIDCKRMYSDT from the coding sequence ATGATTTGGGGTATGGCAACAGCCACGTCCAGTCCGTACCTTGCCAACAGCAGGATTTTAACCGGCCCAGTCCACCATTCCGACCGGAGAGGCGGGGGCATGCAGCCTGCAAACGGTGCAGTCACCTCGGTGTCTTCCAGCGCGTTCAGAGGGGACCCCTCGGTCAAGATGGTGCAGAGTGACTTCATGCAAGGGGCCACCATGGTGTCCAGCAACGGGGGGCACATGCTAAGCCATGCACATCAGTGGGTCACCTCGCTGCCCCACGCAGCAGCCGCGGCGGCTGCAGCGGCGGCGGCTGCGGCCGCAGCAGCCGAAGTCGGGGCGGCTTGGCCGGCCAGCTCCCAGCCCCAGGAGACGAAGAGAGGCGGCGGGAGGGAGGACCTCCATTCAGGCGCCGCTCTACACCATCGCGGTTCCCATTTAGGAAGCCATCAAGCGCACCCTGGTGGCTGGGGGGGCTCCATCAACATTAGCGAGGGTCAGACTCCGCAACACCAGCACCAACAGCAGCAGAGCCTTGTTTACTCGCAACCCGCCGCCTTCACTGTCAACGGGATGCTCAGCACCCAGAGCCTCATGCACCCCGGTGCGCTCGTACGCGGGGACTCCCCAGAGTTGGACCACCCtcatcaccaccaccaccaccctcACCATCACCATCCTCATCACCAGCACGCCCACCATCACCACCAGCATCACCACCACCAGCATCATCATCAAGAAGCGCACTCGGATGAGGACACGCCGACTTCTGATGACTTGGAGCACTTCGCCAAGCAGTTCAAGCAGCGACGCATCAAGCTGGGTTTCACGCAAGCCGACGTGGGTCTGGCCCTAGGCACACTGTACGGCAACGTATTTTCGCAGACCACCATCTGCCGATTCGAGGCGCTGCAGCTAAGCTTCAAGAACATGTGCAAGCTGAAACCGCTGCTAAATAAGTGGCTGGAGGAAGCCGACTCCAGCACCGGGAGCCCGGCCAGCATCGACAAGATCGCCACGCAGGGGCGCAAAAGGAAGAAGCGCACGTCCATAGAGGTAAGCGTCAAAGGCGCGCTGGAGAGCCACTTTCTCAAGTGCCCCAAGCCGTCTGCGCAGGAGATCAACGGGCTGGCGGACACTCTGCAGCTGGAAAAGGAGGTGGTGCGCGTCTGGTTCTGCAATCGCAGGCAGAAGGAGAAACGCATGACGCCGCCCGGGCTCCCACGAAGCCCGGACAACGCGTACTCGCAGGTGGGCAGCATGGGTGCAGACACGCCGCCACCCTCCATAGACTGCAAGAGGATGTACAGCGACACGTGA
- the LOC130926546 gene encoding high-affinity lysophosphatidic acid receptor-like — translation MAFCNESLLDGCDFMEPDDAIQVTSSAPSEPGTPLISFTLRVTLAAIMIFMITIGFLGNAIVCLIVYQKPAMRSAINLLLATLAFSDIMLSLLCMPFTAVTLGSAEWTFGSEFCRASIMLYWLFVLEGVSILLIISVDRFLIIVQRQDKLTPHRAKILIAGSWMLSLCVSLPSVVGWRTGTAGVGEVWVPQCVLGYSESMADRAYTVLLAVAVFFAPFSVMLYSYLCILNTVRRNTLRVHSHASEPSCLPALNQVSKMRLIGLQRPPQIKVDMSFKTRAFTTILILFVGFSVCWLPYTVVSLLAVFSHRFYSSSAFYPISIGALWLSYLKTVFNPIIYCWRIRKFREACKEFVPKNCRLCPKVAGRSRRRVRPSNIYVCSETQSAV, via the coding sequence ATGGCCTTTTGCAACGAAAGCCTGCTGGACGGATGCGACTTCATGGAGCCAGATGACGCCATTCAAGTCACAAGTAGCGCCCCATCCGAACCCGGGACTCCTCTAATATCGTTCACCCTTCGTGTGACTCTGGCTGCCATCATGATCTTCATGATCACCATTGGTTTCCTGGGCAACGCCATTGTGTGTTTGATTGTCTACCAGAAGCCAGCTATGCGCTCTGCCATCAATCTCTTGCTCGCCACTCTGGCCTTCTCCGACATCATGCTCTCACTCCTTTGCATgcccttcactgccgtcacgctggGGAGCGCCGAGTGGACATTTGGGAGTGAATTCTGCCGCGCCTCTATCATGCTCTACTGGCTCTTCGTACTGGAGGGGGTGTCCATCCTGCTCATAATCAGCGTGGATCGCTTCCTTATCATCGTGCAGCGTCAGGACAAGTTGACTCCGCACAGGGCTAAGATTTTGATCGCAGGTTCTTGGATGCTGAGTCTCTGCGTGTCCTTACCGTCCGTGGTGGGCTGGAGGACAGGCACGGCAGGTGTGGGGGAAGTCTGGGTTCCGCAGTGCGTGCTGGGATACAGCGAGTCCATGGCTGACCGAGCTTACACCGTCCTCTTGGCGGTGGCGGTCTTCTTTGCCCCCTTTTCAGTCATGCTGTACTCCTACTTGTGCATCCTGAATACAGTGCGCCGCAACACCCTGCGAGTCCACAGCCACGCCAGCGAGCCGTCCTGCCTGCCGGCTCTCAACCAGGTCAGCAAAATGAGACTCATCGGGTTGCAGAGACCCCCGCAGATTAAGGTGGACATGAGCTTCAAGACCCGTGCCTTCACTACTATCCTGATACTCTTCGTGGGCTTCTCAGTGTGTTGGTTGCCCTACACTGTGGTCAGCTTGCTGGCCGTCTTCAGCCACCGATTCTACTCCAGCTCGGCTTTCTACCCCATTAGCATAGGAGCCCTTTGGCTCAGCTATTTGAAAACGGTTTTCAACCCCATTATCTACTGTTGGAGGATCCGAAAGTTCCGGGAAGCCTGCAAAGAGTTTGTCCCGAAGAACTGCCGCCTGTGTCCCAAGGTGGCGGGCCGCAGTCGAAGGAGAGTTCGACCCAGTAACATTTACGTCTGCAGCGAGACGCAGTCGGCTGTGTGA